The Toxorhynchites rutilus septentrionalis strain SRP chromosome 3, ASM2978413v1, whole genome shotgun sequence genome includes a region encoding these proteins:
- the LOC129779441 gene encoding protein phosphatase 1 regulatory subunit 7 isoform X1 — protein sequence MSNLNDQRQSASTEADGSISSDEELDQQPQNTANESPAKMEDVITIDPEATDVDLNHGRVGKIENLEPLVKLERLYMRWNLIKKIENLDHLTTLQELELYDNQITVLENLDNLTNLEILDVSFNRVHKIQNLDSLPKLRKLFLCSNKITTIENLNHLSNLTMLELGDNKIRKIQNIDALTNLTHLYLGKNKINKIENLDNLVKLECLSLQSNRIVKIENLNKLVNLTELYVSENGIETIENLEDNKLLETLDVAKNRLKIIENIDHLQNLDELWMNDNNIADWSCVNVLSQNKKLATVYLERNPIAKDATYRKKLKLAVPWLTKIDATLCR from the exons ATGAGTAATTTAAATG accAACGACAATCTGCTTCAACCGAAGCCGATGGTTCGATCTCATCGGACGAAGAGCTGGATCAGCAGCCACAAAACACCGCAAATGAATCACCGGCGAAAATGGAAGATGTTATTACTATCGACCCGGAAGCGACGGATGTCGATTTGAATCATGGTCGTGTcgggaaaattgaaaatttggaaCCTCTCGTTAAATTGGaaag GCTCTATATGCGATGGAATCTGATAAAAAAGATTGAAAATCTTGACCACCTCACAACACTCCAGGAACTGGAGTTGTACGACAACCAAATTACGGTACtggagaatctggataatttgaCCAATCTGGA GATATTGGATGTCAGTTTCAACCGTGTGCACAAAATTCAAAACCTGGACAGTCTGCCGAAACTTCGAAAACTGTTTTTGTGCTCCAACAAAATTACTACAATCGAGAATCTTAATCACTTGAGTAATCTGACCATGCTGGAGTTGGGCGACAACAAAATAAGG AAAATTCAGAACATCGATGCGCTTACCAATCTAACCCATCTCTATCTGGGaaagaataaaatcaataagattGAGAATCTAGACAATTTGGTCAAATTAGAGTGCCTTAGTCTGCAGAGCAATAGGATCGTCAAGATAGAGAACCTGAACAAGTTGGTCAACCTAACTGAATTGTACGTATCGGAAAATGGGATTGAAACAATTGAAAATCTGGAAGATAACAAACTTTTGGAAACGTTGGATGTGGCGAAAAATCGCCTCAAGATAATCGAAAATATTGATCATCTGCAAAATTTGGATGAACTTTGG ATGAATGATAATAATATAGCTGATTGGAGCTGCGTGAATGTGCTGTCCCAAAACAAGAAATTGGCAACGGTTTATTTGGAGCGAAATCCAATTGCAAAGGATGCCACTTATCGCAAGAAGTTGAAGCTTGCGGTTCCATGGCTTACGAAAATCGATGCAACGCTATGTCGCTGA
- the LOC129779441 gene encoding protein phosphatase 1 regulatory subunit 7 isoform X2, with amino-acid sequence MNQRQSASTEADGSISSDEELDQQPQNTANESPAKMEDVITIDPEATDVDLNHGRVGKIENLEPLVKLERLYMRWNLIKKIENLDHLTTLQELELYDNQITVLENLDNLTNLEILDVSFNRVHKIQNLDSLPKLRKLFLCSNKITTIENLNHLSNLTMLELGDNKIRKIQNIDALTNLTHLYLGKNKINKIENLDNLVKLECLSLQSNRIVKIENLNKLVNLTELYVSENGIETIENLEDNKLLETLDVAKNRLKIIENIDHLQNLDELWMNDNNIADWSCVNVLSQNKKLATVYLERNPIAKDATYRKKLKLAVPWLTKIDATLCR; translated from the exons ATGA accAACGACAATCTGCTTCAACCGAAGCCGATGGTTCGATCTCATCGGACGAAGAGCTGGATCAGCAGCCACAAAACACCGCAAATGAATCACCGGCGAAAATGGAAGATGTTATTACTATCGACCCGGAAGCGACGGATGTCGATTTGAATCATGGTCGTGTcgggaaaattgaaaatttggaaCCTCTCGTTAAATTGGaaag GCTCTATATGCGATGGAATCTGATAAAAAAGATTGAAAATCTTGACCACCTCACAACACTCCAGGAACTGGAGTTGTACGACAACCAAATTACGGTACtggagaatctggataatttgaCCAATCTGGA GATATTGGATGTCAGTTTCAACCGTGTGCACAAAATTCAAAACCTGGACAGTCTGCCGAAACTTCGAAAACTGTTTTTGTGCTCCAACAAAATTACTACAATCGAGAATCTTAATCACTTGAGTAATCTGACCATGCTGGAGTTGGGCGACAACAAAATAAGG AAAATTCAGAACATCGATGCGCTTACCAATCTAACCCATCTCTATCTGGGaaagaataaaatcaataagattGAGAATCTAGACAATTTGGTCAAATTAGAGTGCCTTAGTCTGCAGAGCAATAGGATCGTCAAGATAGAGAACCTGAACAAGTTGGTCAACCTAACTGAATTGTACGTATCGGAAAATGGGATTGAAACAATTGAAAATCTGGAAGATAACAAACTTTTGGAAACGTTGGATGTGGCGAAAAATCGCCTCAAGATAATCGAAAATATTGATCATCTGCAAAATTTGGATGAACTTTGG ATGAATGATAATAATATAGCTGATTGGAGCTGCGTGAATGTGCTGTCCCAAAACAAGAAATTGGCAACGGTTTATTTGGAGCGAAATCCAATTGCAAAGGATGCCACTTATCGCAAGAAGTTGAAGCTTGCGGTTCCATGGCTTACGAAAATCGATGCAACGCTATGTCGCTGA